GCGAGAAGATCCCACCTGGAGCCCGAACAGAGCCGCTATTGAAACGAGAAGAACAACGCATATTGGAGGCCTTGGAGCCCGCCGACAAGGTAGTCGTTCTGGATCCCAAGGGGAAAGCCATGGGCTCCATGGAGTTCAGCAAATTCCTGGGAGGCCTTCAAGACCAAGGGATACGCTCCCTTGTGTTCGTTCTGGGCAGTTCCATGGGCCTGGGACCCGCAGTGACGGATCGGGCTGAATTCAGGATCAGCCTGTCGCCCATGACGTTTACTCATGAAATGGCCCGACTGATCCTCCTTGAACAGATCTTTCGGGCCATGACTATTTTAAAGGGAGAGAAGTATCACAAGTAGGTCTCCCATTCGCTTCCCCGCACCCCGTTTGCGTCCACGGAAAGCCGAATGGACACACCCCTATACGGATTCCACCGCCTCTACGGAAGGAATCTCCTGTTTGAGAATCTTCTCGATGCCCATTTTCAGAGTCATCTGTGACATGGGGCACCCCCCGCAAGCACCTGTGAGCTTTACCTTTACCACGTTTCCGTCCAAACCCACTAGTTCCACGTTACCGCCGTCCGCCTGCAGGGCTGGTCGAATCTTGTTTAAAGCGGTTTCTACCTCTTCTCTTGTCATGTTTTCACCTCCGATGGCCCATAGCGCGCCGGCAGATGTGGAATCCACAGCCGTCCCCAATCGACCACGCCATGAATTTTGCCTAAGATTTAAATTCTTTGGATGAAGGTCAACAGACGCTTGCCATCCAACGGTAAGAATAATACCATATACCTTCTAAAGCAAGGCCATGTCTCCAACTGTCCTAAGGCGCCCTTGCACGCATATGCGGTATAACGCGGGAACGGCTGATGCCGCATCCAGAGGAACGCCGGATGAAAATCGATATCGAAACCAAGCCCGAAGCTGATCTTCAAGAGCTGGCCCGTCGAGCCGACGAGTCGTCATTCGCCAGACAGCTCGGCCTGAAAATCCTCGAGGTGGGCCTCGGATACGCCCGAGCCGCTGTCAGAATCAGTCCGGACCGCCACGGAAATCTATTCGGCTATATTCACGGCGCTGCTCTGTATGCGCTGGCCGACCATGCGGGGTCCGTCTGCGGAAACAGCCTGGACCGCAAAGCGGTGATGATTCAATCCACGATGAGTTTCTTCAAGAACCCCGGCCTTGAACAGGACCTTCTGGCGGAGGCGCGCGTAGTGCAGGAGGGAAGGAGGACCGGCCATCTCGAGGTAGACATACGCGACGAGATAGGAGAAATACTGGCTCGCTTTCAGTCAACCATCTATTTTTTTGACGCATAGTAATTGAGAGGCGACATGAATTCCACCATACGCAGAACGGCGCTCTGTTTCATAGCCATTATCTTTCTGGCCGGCAACCTGACCTGTTCCCACAAGAAACCACTCGCCGGGAACGATAGCCAAACCGCAAGGATCGGACTGTTGCAGATCGTAGACGACCCGCTGATGGCGGAGAGTCGTCGCGGATTCATCGAGGCCTTCGACGAGGGCCTTCCAACCCTTGGGAGAGAGATTGACGTCGAGTGGGCAAACGCAGAGGGCAGCAATTTGGCGATCAAACCGATCCTGCTCTCTTTTATTGACGAACCCAAAGATCTTATCGTCACTCTTGGAAGTCCTTGCCTCGACAGGGCTGTTTCCATGGTAGTTGAAATCCCGGTTGTGTTTGGCGTCACCATCAATCCGATGATTCTGGGCCTGAATATCAACAAACGATCCAACTACCCGAATTTCACGGGCACCTACTCAGAACCCCCTCTTGAAGAGTTGGGAGAACTGATGCGCCGCCTGATGCCGAATCTGAAAACAGTGGGTACTGTCTGGAATCCCTCGGAGATCAATTCCCGTTACGAGATGTACCATCTGAGAAAATTCTGTAAGAAGTACGGCTACGTATTGAAGGAAGCGCGCGTCAGGTCCGTAGATCAGCTGGAGGAAAGAACACATCTGCTCCTCGACTATGAACCGGAAGCCGTGGTGATCCTGGCGGACAACACCGTCCTCGAAGGGTTCGACCGGATAGTTCCGCTGATTAAGAAGCGGCGCATACCTATGTTCACGGATGTACCTACCATCGTGAAGGAAGGCGGCGCCGATTTGGGATGGGGATTCGATTTCTTCGAATGGGGCA
The sequence above is a segment of the Deltaproteobacteria bacterium genome. Coding sequences within it:
- a CDS encoding 23S rRNA (pseudouridine(1915)-N(3))-methyltransferase RlmH, with amino-acid sequence MEVRVLWVGKTQEDYLREGLNIFKSRLKRYLDFKTVVIKGEKIPPGARTEPLLKREEQRILEALEPADKVVVLDPKGKAMGSMEFSKFLGGLQDQGIRSLVFVLGSSMGLGPAVTDRAEFRISLSPMTFTHEMARLILLEQIFRAMTILKGEKYHK
- a CDS encoding NifU family protein, with translation MTREEVETALNKIRPALQADGGNVELVGLDGNVVKVKLTGACGGCPMSQMTLKMGIEKILKQEIPSVEAVESV
- a CDS encoding PaaI family thioesterase — encoded protein: MKIDIETKPEADLQELARRADESSFARQLGLKILEVGLGYARAAVRISPDRHGNLFGYIHGAALYALADHAGSVCGNSLDRKAVMIQSTMSFFKNPGLEQDLLAEARVVQEGRRTGHLEVDIRDEIGEILARFQSTIYFFDA
- a CDS encoding ABC transporter substrate-binding protein, producing MNSTIRRTALCFIAIIFLAGNLTCSHKKPLAGNDSQTARIGLLQIVDDPLMAESRRGFIEAFDEGLPTLGREIDVEWANAEGSNLAIKPILLSFIDEPKDLIVTLGSPCLDRAVSMVVEIPVVFGVTINPMILGLNINKRSNYPNFTGTYSEPPLEELGELMRRLMPNLKTVGTVWNPSEINSRYEMYHLRKFCKKYGYVLKEARVRSVDQLEERTHLLLDYEPEAVVILADNTVLEGFDRIVPLIKKRRIPMFTDVPTIVKEGGADLGWGFDFFEWGKETGRVSLDVLSGKAPSEIPIREFSVHRLAIEVKSLSAMGVTVPQDLLDRADKVSE